The Schistocerca piceifrons isolate TAMUIC-IGC-003096 chromosome 11, iqSchPice1.1, whole genome shotgun sequence genome includes the window gtcccatagaacttaccacaaatttccaaatttccactaGATAAAAGTGTGCTCTGCAGTAGATTGTGAGACCAATTATCTCACATGTACAATTGTATATAGCAAaaccacgtgacagaagtgcaaccctactgatattggctgcagatttcaatgctgggccatcagcaagtgtcagtgtgcaaaccattcaataaaACATGGGCTGTTGgaaccaaaggcccacttgtgtacccttgatgtctgcaaaacacaaagccttacaccttgcctgggcctgtcaacaccaccattggattgttgatgattggaaatgtGTTAattggtcagacaagtctcatttcaaattgcattgaaTAGATGGACAAgtatgggtacggagacaacctcatgaatccatggaccctgcacatcagcagcagactgttcaagctggtagaggatctgtaatggtgtggggcgtgtgcagttatatggaacccatgatatgtctagatatgactcttacaggtgacacgtacataagcatcctgtctgatcatctgcatccattcatgttgtgcattctgatggacttgggcaaattccagcaggacaatgcgacatcccaaacgTTCAGAGTTGctgcaaagtggctccaggaacactcttctgagtttcttctcttgtccaccaaactccccaaacatgaacattattcagcatatctcaGATGCCTTGTAACATGTTGTTCAGAAGGTATCTCCTCTCCCTTGTACTTTTTCGGAATTATGgaaagtcctgcaggattcatggtgtcagttccctccagcattacttcagacattagtcgagtccatgccacgtcatgctgcagcacttctgcatgctcacaagggccctacacgacattatggAGGTGtctcaatttctttggctcttcagtgtatatttctgaatctgtatactgtattcatctcttggtttccctctgcaatttttaacaccacacttccatctagtactgatttctcaggatgtgttgtaccaaccgattccttctcttagtcaggttgtgccacaaatttatttgctcccaattctgttcagtgtctcctcattatctatgtgatgtacacatctaatcttcagtattcattTGGAACCCCAcattttcaaagcttctattcccttcttgtctaaactattcactgtccatgtttcacttccatacgtgggtaaactccacgcaaatactttcaaaaaagacctcttgacacttaaatctatacttggagTTAACAGATTGCATCCTCTACTtcagcaatcatcagttattttgcttcccaaatagcaaaaatcatctactactttaaatgtctcatttcgggatctaattccatcagcattaactgatttaatttgaacacatcccattatcctcgttttgcttttgtccatgttcagcttatatcctccagTTCATTCACCTGCTCAGAcaaaagcagacatatgtctgtatatgtgcggatggatatgggtgtgtgtacaggtgtatacctgtccctttttccccctaatgtaagtctttccactcccgggattggaatgactccttaccctctcccttaaaacccacatcctttgatctttacctctccttccctctttcctgatgaagcaaccgtgggttgtgaaagcttgaaatttgcgtgtgtgtgtttttattgtgtctatctaccagcgctgtCTCGCTTGGTaagtcacagtatatatatatatatatatatatatatatatatatatatatatatatagttctttCATACATGTCTTAAACAACAGACACCAATTTGATCCAACAGCCTTTATGAATTAAGACACACAGGGATTTGAACCCAGATCTcgtacttactaggcagatgctctgaccactaagccatctggacacagtgatctctgcaactgcacagactaccctagcaaaCCTCCCTTCAGACACAAATTCTCAATGTATCAATCATGGACTACCAATCAAGAGGGACACTACTATAGTAATGTGTGGATACTTTGAGAATTTGTGTCTGATGGGAGGCATGCTGGGTAGTCCAAGCAGTTGTGATAGTAATtgtgtctggatggcttagtggtcagagggTCTGCCTAGTAAGCATTAGAActgggttcgaatctcagtccagcacagattttcaacttttcctattgatttaaatcaatgcccacttggTATGAATATAGATATATGGATGAAGAACATCACAAAAAGTTTACTCATAGTGTGGACACAGAATCAAATGCAAGATCTCTAGTGAATTTTTACAGTGTATTCAGTAATGAAAGTTTGATGGGAGAGGACGACGATGACAATTATTTTGATGGATTTGGCTTACATAAGTTAATGACTAATGTTGTAGCATATATAGATGAAGAGTTTACAACTAATGTTGATGCTACAGTCATGTACCTGGCGGGGGGGATTGCATTAGATGTTAACAGTAAAGAGAGTGAAAGGAATGTGTTAAATGGTTATGATGAGATTAGTGATTATCAGTAATGAGGATagtgaagatattgtaatgatgtcGAGCAGAAAACAGGAAGTGAAATAGATTTGTATAAAGGATTAAGATGGTACAATATATGTAGAAGTTCGAGAGAGTGTTTTCGAGGGAGGTAGTTATGAGAACAGTGATGATAATTATGCCTACTTAGGCCAGAACTGTGACAAGAGAGGAATGTAAGAGTAAGATTTTACCAGTTGATATTATTGATTACAGGTAGTTGTTATGAAGATAAAAAAAAGAGTTTGATAAATGCATAaggaatgaaattttaaaagttactTGGAACCATTGTTATAATGAAAGTAGAGATGGTACAATGATAAATGCAGTGGAAAGGGTACGTGAAAGTTTGCATCCAGAATGGTGGGAAGAGACAAGAAACAATTCAGATAACTTAGAACATACTAATACTGCTGTGGGTACCATGCAACTAAGAGTAGAAAGACACACACAGATAAAGATGAAATAATAGATGCAGGCTTAGCAGAAATTGAGAAATATGTTTTGTATGATGAAGAAAATAAGGACGATAGTAAGAGACAAGGCAGTCCAGACATTCATATGGAAATTGATAAGTTGAGAGGGAATCAATTGAATTGGAATTCCAATTTCTGATGTGTATGAAAGTTAAGGGGTAGAACAAAGCACAAACAGATTTTGTTGAGTTGTCTGTGATGGGTATTTAGATTAAAGTAGCAATGAGGAGTTATAGTGAAGTTGTGAGTAAGTAGATTCTACTGTCAGAATCAATAACCTAACATTTATCCAGGGATACTTTGTGACAGCTGATCCCAATGAGAAAGTTATTTTGGGGATGAACTGAATAGAAAAAACTAAAGTACGATTTTGCAGGGCAGCCAAAGAGCTCAGTTTTAGTGAACAGTAAAGTTGTATTTCTTCTCAAACAAAATTAATCATTATAAATGGGAATATAATTTATCAGATCAGGGGGGAGGtataaagtatacagggtgttacaaaaaggtacagccaaactttcaggaaacaatcctcactcattatgtactgtacttcctcgattcaccgtcagttggcccaattgaaggaaggtaacgttgagttcggtgcttgtgttgacatgtgacacactgctctacagcactagcatcaagcacatcagtacgtagcatcaacaggttagtgttcatcatgaacgtggttttgcagtctttgcaatgtttacaaatgcggagttggtagatgcccatttgatgtatggattagcatggagcaatagccgtggcgcggtacgtttgtatcgagacagatttccagaacaaaggtgtcccgacaggaagacgttcgaagcaattgatcggcgtctttgggaccacggaacattccagcctatgattcgcaACTGGGGAAGATCTATAATGATGagtacacctgcaatggacgaggcaattcttcgtgcagttgatgacaaccctaatgtcagcgtcagagaagttgctgttgtacaaggcaacgttgaccacttcactgtatggagagtgctactggagaaccagttgtttccataccatgtacagcgtgtgcaggcactatcagcagctgattggcctccatgggtacacttctgcgaatggttcatccaacaatgtgtcaatcctcatttcagtgcaaatgttctctttatggatgaggcttcattccaacgtgatcaaattttaaattttcataatcagcatgtgtgggctgacgagaaaccgcacgcaattgtgcaatcacgtcatctacacagattttctgtgaacttttgggcaggcattgttggtgatgtcttgattgggccccatgttcttccacctacgctcaatggagcacgttatcacgatttcatgtgggatactctacctgtgctgctagaacatgtgcctttacaagtacgacacaacatgtggttcatgcacgatggagctcctgcacatttcagtcgaagtgttcgtacacttctcaacaacagattcggtgaccgatggattggtagaggcggaccaattccatagcctccatgctcccctgacctcaaccatcttgactttcatttatgggggcatttgaaagctcttgtctacacaaccccggtaccaaatgtagagattcttcgtgctcgtattgtggacggctgtgatacaatacgccattctccagggctgcatcagcgcatcagggattccatgcgacagagggtggatgcatgtatcctcgctaacggaggacattttgaacatttcctgtaacaaagtgtttgaagtcacgctggtacgttctgttgctgtgtgtttccattccatgattaatgtgatttgaagagaagtaacaaaatgagctctaacatggaaagtaagcgtttccgaacacatgtccacataacatattctctttctttgtgtgtgaggaatgtttcctgaaagtttggccatacctttttgtaacaccctgtatagatgataAAGGTTACACTGAAGAAGAGGAAAATAGTTTAAATGAGAGGGAAGATTGGGAATATTAACATTGTTGTATCCTTCTACTAGTGTGTGTGAGGGTGTTGAGTGAACAGTGTTGCAGTGTGTACACAAATCGACCACTAACTGCATCAGTGCTGGCCAGTCACTAGAGGCTGCCTAGAGGAAACATGCACATGGCAACGTCTCCACCATGGCATCTACTTGTGATTCATGCCTGTATATGCATGGAGCAGCACTAATTCACCCTCATTATGTTCTTTTATTTGCACCcagtcacttcagtttttctgtttatGGCTTATGTTGCGgcttctgtatgattcttttgtcttgtcaCATTAGAAGTCACAAGATGATTATTCCCATTATTGTTCAaaggtttatgaataaagccacATTTCTGTTACTTCAATTGGTTTCATGTTTTACCTGGTTACTACAATCATAATTTTCAACTAATGATCAACTTCCATTGTGATTTGTGGCTGATGATCTCCATTCACGATTTCCAAATGCTAACATCATAGGTACTCTTTATATATCCTTTGCACTAAGGTATGTCGTGGTCCTCCATCAACTCTGTTCCCCACTTGTTGTTATTCCCACATACGCCATGTGAGAAGCTCTGATACTAGTGTGTGAACATCATAAGTGGGAATATCAGTGACAATGAATGTTGGAGTCTGGATTGGAGACACACTCAGACAGTGTAATAGTTACGGTGACTGCTTGTGTTAAGCATGATAGCCAGGTTCAACTTctattttggcagaaaatttcaaTATTTAGGGATTCAAAAAATCATTTGACTAGATATCAAATCACATTGGAACGCACCCATAGCAAGCCATAAGCTCACTCAGATGTTAACATTCACTGTTTGCCTCATTTTTCTGCTTAATGTTGCTTCAAGATGTGTTTCTGAGAAACTCCAATTAGTAATTCTCACAACATCTCGGTTTCCTGGAATGGCAGTGCACCAAAACCCTGCTTTCACAACAGTTTCCTTGAGGACTAAATTTTATGACACACAACCATGACAGAGAGCAGAAACTACATTGAAGAATCTCTGGGAAATAATACAGTTTCTATGGCACACTTCCCATATAATTGCATTTATGTGACTTTGAACTGAACATAGTTCTCACTGTTAATCCAGAAAAGGATGTACACCTCCTTCATGCACACCTGTTCAAAATTTTAAATGTCACCATATCATAACTCAAAAACATAAAATAAGATTTTTCCTCATAAAGAGGAAAAAACAGGAAATTCAATTTTACAGTAACATATTTAACACCAAAATAAGTAGCACTGTGAGCGTGGAAACAGCACAAGTGGAACTCACCTCATGCGAGAGACGATGGCATTGTCCGGCGGAGGAGTATGGCTGGGAGCTGTGAGTTGCGCATTGGTGACACGAGTCTGGCTGTGGTCCCTGTGGAACTGAGAGCTGGAGGTGGGGGTGCTCCCTGTAGTGGCCAGCATGCTGTGCATAGAGGCAGTGGGTGGGTGAGTGCTTTCACATGGGGGTCAGGAGGTTGCTTACTTCAGGCAGTACTGCATTGCGATTGGGTACAAATGTAATAGAACACATGCTGCCACCAAAAATGGTCTATCATTTAACATAAATTACTTACAGTCTCCACAGGTGTACCTTACTACAAACTAAACAACAAACTGTTCAAAATTATGCACAAAGTAAAGGTAAATATAAGTGCCAATAGTATTGCTGGACTAACAGGAGAATTACTGTACAGAACAGTTCTAATACATCACTAAAGCAATAATCACACAGAAATTATAAAAGCATTAATGAAGTTGTCTCACATCTGTAAATGTATTTAATGTAAGACTGATCATCAAATGTTGTTCAAATCATTTGTAGCTTGTGTGTCACAGACTAGGCTATAAGAGGACAGAGAAATGAACAGAACAGACATAAGGTTTTGAACATAGCAACAAAGGCAATTCAGAGAAGATGGCATTCCACAAGGGTGATGATTCATGACAGAATGGAGCTAAATCAGTGGCAAATTTAGCTGCCATTAAAAATATTAGTAACaccatagagaacttcaaacaaAGCAGGAGAGCAGAGATTAGATACCTatttctaatctaatctaatctaatctaatctaccatGCTGACAATTGTGTTAACCAGTACACACCATCCATGTCTGCACTGTAGAATGGAGTGTGCTAAAATAGAACTCACATTCAGGGCTACGGCTTAATAGAGAGGAGTCAGTGTGAAAGGAAGATCCAGCATCTTCTGTGAATGCCTGCAGCAGCTATTTGGTTATATTGATTCGTTTGTTTTCTTTTAGGGTGTGCATCAGGTGGGTTACAAGTTATCAGCTAGATCCTACTGCGCCTGTGCTTACAGCACCTTGTTTATGGGATGTCCTGGATACACAACTCCACTGTGGCCCATACACTTCTTGTTAGAGCCTGGTGTATTTCGTATGATGTGCCTTAAAAATTATATCAGATACCCCCTGTACTGTTTGGAGGTAATAAAATAATTTACTAAGGAAATTGTTGGCACATTGTTGTCATATACTGAGGAAGTAAAGCCAATTACACAACACCCAAAGTTGTACGATTCCGTACTGTGGCAGGCACACGATGTGGCAGGATGAAAGAAATGTCAGCtcttaattacagaccaatacactGCACTTCTAATTAGGTGTTTTTATCCAGTGCAATCATCAATATTAATGTGGCTGCTTGTGAAAGTTGGGACTGCCAGTTACTAGGCTTCTGACATATGAAGAGATCTGTCTGTCAGCTCTAAGATGTGGTTATGGCCACTGAATGTGTACTGTGGGACATGAATGTGGGAAAGCTGTGGGCCTAGTGATAAGCTTTATTACATGTAAAAGTTGTACTAGGTCAGCATTTATAGTTGGCAACATGAGAAATGGGACTCTGTAAATATGTTATTCCCTTCCCTCTCTCATGTTTGAGCATACTACAACGCCCCTGGTGCTAGTAAAGAGTGACATACTTTCTCAACTTCAACTTGTTTCTAATGCTGCCATTTATAGGTGTATCATTATCAACAGCAGTAAAGACACAAAACTACAGGAGGCTGCTTTTTGTAAAGAGGTTTACTGTGACCTTTAAATCGTGCAAAACAAGAACTGTGAACTCGCTTCTCTAGCTACAAACTGCTTCTGTCATTGTGTCTGTTTTTGTGTTGAGAAGCGCACCTTTGTAGCCCCAGCGTGAATGCTATCTTCTGGGTACACTGTAAACAATTCTTTGTTCAGAAGCTTGATGCCAAAATTTAAATAACAATGTGTTGTACACAAGGAATATAActgaagtgatgaaaaaataagAATGGATTTGTTTAAGATGAAAACAGGTTACGAAGCTACAAAAAACTATACATTTCCACGATCTTCTAGCTTACTTAACTCCAAACAGACGTTTAGAGAACCATTGAACCTGTTATGAAAAGGAAATGAAAGTATCGTTAGTTACTTCGGAATGACCATCGATGGTGCATATTACAGCACAGACAAATCTAATGAAAATCAGTGACAAAcagtttaacacacacacacacacacacacacacacacacacacacacacacacaccaaacaaaaTGGGAATAAAAGAAGAATTGCTTGTCTTGTGCTTACCTGGTTTCTGCTGATGGCTCAGCGAGGAGCCTAGTTACTTCAATCACATCTTCAAGCTGGTTCCGCATTGCATCTGCCCAACACTGTGTGGCCAATACTTTGTGCGTGTGGGCCTTCACGAAAGCGATGGCGGCCGCAGTGAGGTTCTGACATGAGTATCTCACAGCGAGGACAGCCGCGGCCGCTGCGTTGTCGACGGCCAGCTGTGCAATCACCTGCTGCTCACACAAAGATTTCAGGGCTGACAAGCCGTATTTGTCTGCGACTGCCAGCAGTTTGGGGGCCATGTTGGGCAGCTTGGGGGCCTGGAGCGTATACATATAGGTCAGCATCTGCCTCAGCACTTCGCCTTCCACGTCTGGAATAGTGACTTGGCCACTGCTGGCCTCCAGCGTGTCGTGCTGGAACATGGCAGCCAACACGGGGCTCCTGGCAGACAGGACTGCCTTGTGCGCCATCAACCGTGTCTCCCCCGCGATCATCGTCACAATGGCGCCATCCTCTGCATCCAGAAGGGCACCCAGGTCCACGGCTGCAGTCTCAACATTGATAATGGGTGCCATTGCAGATGTTTCTGAAACATAGCATCACTGAGCAGCCCTTTTCCTTTACACAGCACTCTCAATATTTGTACATTGTACAGGCGGATGAAACAACAGTTGGTAAATACCTTATTGTGTGTAGCTGATCCCACAGATAATAGCTACAGATCTTCAACAACACAGCATTACTATTTACAGATCTTCAACAACACAGTATCACTATTTCCCTTGTTGTTTCAAAATACCCTCATTCTGCACATGCCTTCAGAATGGGTGAAGACTGTTTCTTCAGTTTCTAGCTACAGTGCTGTGTCACTGGATCTCGAAGTCTTTCAAGGTGTAGGTCTAGCACAATACCAACAAGGTCAAAAAGAGCTATTGAAGTGCTACAGTAGATGCCTTTATCTGATAATCTCCCCACAATAACATGTATTCTGACGTTTATGTTTATGGCTGAAGCTCCAAAACTGGAGTACAGCTTTTTGAGTTATCAACTGTTGTTCCATGATGTGTCACAATGCTTGTGACCTCAAGAAAATATTTAACATCAAATCCTAGATTTATTGTGTCATAGAATACATTTTAGGCTAATGATGTATCACAGAAAACAGAGTTTTCTCATCAGGATAAAGAGTTGACAGATGTTAAGGATGTATATCTCTACCCATAATTCAGTTTATAATAAACGGGGAAACTACAAGTGAAAACAATCTCGTCATCTTAAGCACTATAATGATGATCAAAGTAGCAGTAGTTTAACTAAACAATAAATGATAATCAAATGTATTGAAATACACATTGCTGCACACTGTAATTGAAGAGTTCAGTGTTAAAGGTCACGTCCCCCTTCTTCTTATTCTGGGGTGTGGAAGAGTATTTATAATATCACTCTTTTCTATTGAGCAAATGTCTTCTCTAGGAGGGACCTATATTGTGGTTTGGCCACTGATAAATGAAGATTTCCTCGACAACAAAAAAATGGGGTCAACTGCATCAAATTTAAGCACCTCCCCCACATAATGTCTTAGTTAGGTTTTACCAGCGTACCTTACTACTGTGCAGTCAGTTGTAGTTAATCGCTCTACAGCTTTCAAAGCCCAATCATTCCCTTGTTCTGCTTCTTTCTCCACAGTTCCCCATTCCTCCTCTTGTGCCACACTCTCCTCCAAAACATCACTGTAGTAGTCCTCGTCGGATTCTCTGAGGCTGTACTCATCACTGTCTCATTCTGAAGTACCTTCCATAATTTATGAAGCTCCCGCATGTTGCAATAATTataggtcagcaacttctgttaagcACTACATCCGAAAACCAGCCAAAGTTTCAGATTTCTCTTTCTTTATTCACTCAatgacccattttcagatcattttAACATATTCAAGAACAGTAATCCCaaaaatgcaaaaaccatgtcaaGAATGCACAAACGAACAGTTACACTGCATAGAGATAACTGGGCTGTAGTGTTTCTTTGCGCATTTTTAgcacactttttgcatttttggaaataccatttttgactatctTATGATGAAAATTGGTCCCAGGCCGAAACTAGTCACTgagtaaaaaaagtgaaatttgcagctTTGGCTGGTTTTACATTGTACTTCCATAAGCTGTCTCTTTTTAGAGATTCTTTTGCGAGAACCAGCAACCTTCCTACTGGTCATCCCATCAGCCTCATTTTTTAGTGATTTCTTAACTTTACGATCTTGTTTCAACTTTTCAATTGCTTCCGTTTACTTTTGTCGAGATATAAGCCTCTTATGCATTCATGTGAAGTTTTTGCCTCTTGCGTGGGTAAACTCCTCCATTTAGAAAGCCTGTCTAACGGAAGGGCCTGTCCTCTCCCCATGAAAATTGAGTGCTGCAGCAAGTGAACAATCCTTTCCCCCACTGTTGAATTTTCATGGAAAAAATGAACAGCAATGCAAACACACATAAAATGTTTGAAAGGCTAATGCATTCGTTAAACTACAATATCAACACTATTTACTTACCCCCACAAAACAGAAAATATTGCAAACAATTCCTTGACGATAATATAGAAGCGCTGTTGATCTCAGTAACCTTACTGTAATGGGATGCATGACTAAGAAGCTTCTAGAAATGCTACGACTGATACCAGTGCATTCTACGTTAGAACGAAACACACATAGTTCACTATATGACCACACGGTGGCAGTTCTGCAAGTTCATTCACACTCACATACAAATTGATCACACTTACGAGAGACACTGGCCTTCTGCTCATTAATCTCACAAGTCCCACAGTTTTGTGAGGCAAGACTGGAAACAATATTCCTATAATGCAGGGAACAGCTTTCTGACTGGGCCTCACTGTGCATGGACGATTGTACTGATGGTGACAAAGGCTCTAACAGTGTGGGACCATAACGTCTAACCCAGTACATCACAGATTTCCAGGTGGTTCTGTCACATACACAGTtcacagaaacaagcgtaactctcATTCGAGAACAGTAGCCATTTTACTGATCTATAACTTTGATGTAAATCATATACTATTTCTATAACTCTATTGATATGCTGTCTCCATATCTGGAGCGTTGTttgggctgaaacttcctggcagattaaaactgcgtgtttTACTGGCATTCGGACCTGGGAtcattgccttttgtgggcaagtgctccattGACTGAGATATCCAAGCTTGACACACAACCTGCCATCACAGCTTCAGCTTAACCCTTCCAGACCCACTGGCTAAAACCGAGTACGTTAATGTTTAGAATGTATTAGCTGCAACAGCAGTATTTTCCCTCAATGGAAACCTGATGTGCATATCTGTGGGTGTTCAGTCTTTTCATCATGCACATGTGCTGCCACATGTTGGACATCACTGTACAAATATCAACAAGCGAATGTAAACACAGTCTTTGTGCAGCAGCTTGTCACCACAGGAGTTCACGGAAGTTGTTGGTTAGTGATACTGCACTGTATAACTGAGTATCATTATTATTTTCGAATGGTAATAATTGAATTATCAGTGCATTTGTCACAACAGTGTATATTTCAACACaaattattttagtccataaaatgaagcacaCTGTAAAAAGTATATATTCGAAACGAATACATATATTTGTATAAATTTTgcgtctaaaatcattaaaaaatcagctAAGCTCATTagagcataaagaaaaatttttctcccTCCAGCAAAAAATCAAGTCTGAAAgggttaatttgttgttgttgttgtggtcttagtcctgagactggtttgatgcagctctccatgctactctatcctgtgcaagcttcttcatctcccagtacctactgcaacctacatccttctgaatctgct containing:
- the LOC124720367 gene encoding ankyrin-1-like; amino-acid sequence: MAPIINVETAAVDLGALLDAEDGAIVTMIAGETRLMAHKAVLSARSPVLAAMFQHDTLEASSGQVTIPDVEGEVLRQMLTYMYTLQAPKLPNMAPKLLAVADKYGLSALKSLCEQQVIAQLAVDNAAAAAVLAVRYSCQNLTAAAIAFVKAHTHKVLATQCWADAMRNQLEDVIEVTRLLAEPSAETSMLATTGSTPTSSSQFHRDHSQTRVTNAQLTAPSHTPPPDNAIVSRMRSLPPEEKGRKLIESARAGAVQELQALVAAGADVNAWDEEKRTALQWAGMGGHVEAVRSLLESGAEVGIRNIRQNTPLHAVAVAGHAAVIRLLTSYSADPNARGNLGRTPLHWAACCGHIEAAAALLEAGANKWARDDSGAIPRHLASENGHQQIVDLLT